One Aulosira sp. FACHB-615 DNA segment encodes these proteins:
- a CDS encoding DUF1802 family protein has protein sequence MNKLFSLPTALCLPAPEIEALIQGQTIAAMPKMFIRPGQRFALYPAQSLPIRLPFEKYYRVNILPVSNLDATHTSNIKAWARCELCQILDETKPLDILSQLTIFSPEALKEIIKQQQHIFLAYLRVYNLASYQEFAVNSNIQDKLGKFVSSQSSITVTEELPVLSDRTFTQRKQQLEKLEPPLHPELQELQSALASIAITNPAAKNLDDEIKVFLGWNIYQSHQILDTDLTWIKKIAEVGNSSDGHQFEKLVRRGLIKLGFTGLGLNPDATGGAGGMDFYTENPFSMVGECKATKTEKVPDGTPAQLLKIGMNHLGKFQYDNSIKLIVAAGELNSYALRTATENHMNVISPETLQKLVELQTYYKNSINLLELKLCLQQAPFGLAEEKVNNYLEKVEQSIKLRSHLVNLVKNYLHNSGTESAGVDALHGAYFGSNPPRPIKTEEMHEILIELSSPLTGYLGREKGTDWRSDRFYFLRELQIYSR, from the coding sequence ATGAATAAGCTGTTTTCACTGCCAACAGCTTTGTGTTTACCTGCCCCTGAAATTGAAGCTTTAATACAGGGGCAAACAATAGCAGCTATGCCCAAGATGTTTATTCGTCCTGGGCAGAGATTTGCTCTTTATCCAGCACAAAGTTTACCTATTAGATTACCATTTGAGAAATACTATCGGGTCAATATCTTACCTGTTAGTAATCTGGATGCTACTCATACATCTAATATTAAAGCTTGGGCAAGATGTGAACTTTGCCAAATTTTAGATGAAACTAAGCCATTAGATATTTTGTCTCAATTAACCATCTTTTCTCCAGAAGCTTTAAAGGAGATAATCAAACAGCAGCAGCATATTTTTCTAGCTTATTTACGTGTGTATAATTTAGCTAGTTATCAAGAATTTGCAGTTAACTCAAATATTCAAGATAAACTAGGTAAATTTGTTAGTTCACAATCTTCTATAACTGTAACTGAAGAATTACCAGTATTAAGCGATCGCACTTTTACCCAACGCAAACAGCAACTAGAAAAGTTAGAACCACCTCTACACCCTGAATTACAAGAATTGCAAAGTGCATTAGCTTCGATAGCAATTACTAACCCAGCCGCGAAAAATCTAGATGATGAGATTAAAGTATTTTTAGGGTGGAATATTTATCAATCTCATCAGATTTTAGATACGGACTTAACTTGGATTAAAAAAATTGCTGAAGTTGGTAATTCTAGTGATGGTCATCAATTTGAAAAGCTAGTACGTCGTGGACTGATAAAATTAGGTTTTACTGGTTTAGGGCTTAATCCAGATGCAACTGGTGGAGCTGGAGGAATGGATTTTTACACTGAAAACCCTTTCTCAATGGTAGGAGAGTGTAAAGCAACTAAAACTGAGAAAGTTCCTGATGGTACTCCGGCTCAATTGCTCAAAATAGGTATGAACCATTTAGGTAAATTTCAGTATGATAATTCTATTAAATTAATCGTAGCGGCTGGAGAACTAAATAGTTACGCATTGAGAACAGCAACCGAAAATCATATGAACGTTATTAGTCCTGAGACTCTACAAAAATTAGTTGAACTGCAAACATATTATAAAAACTCTATTAATTTATTAGAGCTAAAACTATGTTTACAACAAGCTCCTTTTGGTTTAGCAGAAGAAAAAGTCAATAATTATCTTGAAAAAGTAGAACAATCCATAAAATTGCGATCGCACTTAGTTAACTTAGTTAAAAACTATTTACACAATTCAGGCACAGAATCCGCAGGTGTAGACGCTTTACATGGTGCTTATTTTGGCTCGAATCCACCACGTCCAATCAAAACCGAAGAAATGCACGAAATTTTGATAGAACTTTCTTCACCGTTAACAGGCTATTTAGGTAGAGAAAAAGGAACGGATTGGAGGAGCGATCGCTTTTATTTTCTGCGTGAGTTACAAATATACTCAAGATAG
- the mdh gene encoding malate dehydrogenase → MFSPIPCHLPRVTIVGAGRVGSTLAQRIAEKNLADVVLVDIVEGMPQGLALDLMEARGIELHNRQIIGTNNYADTANSEIVVITAGLPRKPGMSRDDLLRTNAKIVVEAAKNAIAHSPNAIFIVVTNPLDVMTYLAWQATGLPRDRIMGMAGVLDSARFETFIALELGVLPADVKAMVLGSHGDLMVPLSRYATVNGIPITELLDAATIESLIARTRNGGAEIVELIQTGGAFFAPASATSMMVESILLNQSRLLPIAVYLEGEYGLKDVVIGVPCRLGCGGIESILELNLSESEIAALHNSAKSVRKNIERSQEILAAIS, encoded by the coding sequence ATGTTTTCCCCGATTCCTTGCCATTTACCGCGTGTCACCATTGTTGGTGCTGGTAGAGTTGGTAGTACTCTCGCCCAACGCATTGCTGAGAAGAATTTAGCAGATGTGGTTTTAGTCGATATTGTTGAGGGTATGCCACAAGGTTTGGCACTGGATTTAATGGAAGCCAGAGGAATAGAACTGCATAACCGCCAGATTATCGGGACGAATAATTATGCTGATACGGCTAATTCTGAAATTGTGGTGATTACGGCTGGGTTACCGCGCAAACCGGGAATGAGTCGGGATGATTTGCTGAGAACTAATGCCAAGATTGTCGTCGAAGCGGCAAAAAACGCGATCGCACATTCGCCCAATGCAATTTTTATCGTCGTCACCAACCCTTTAGACGTGATGACTTATTTAGCTTGGCAAGCCACAGGTTTACCACGCGATCGCATTATGGGTATGGCTGGCGTGTTAGACTCAGCCCGCTTTGAAACTTTCATCGCTTTAGAATTGGGTGTTTTACCTGCGGATGTGAAGGCGATGGTATTAGGTAGCCACGGTGATTTAATGGTTCCATTGTCTCGTTATGCCACCGTTAACGGCATTCCCATTACAGAATTATTAGACGCAGCTACCATTGAAAGTTTAATAGCAAGAACCCGCAATGGTGGTGCAGAAATTGTTGAATTAATTCAAACAGGTGGCGCATTTTTCGCCCCTGCATCGGCGACAAGTATGATGGTTGAGTCAATATTATTAAATCAATCGCGGCTATTGCCAATTGCAGTTTATTTAGAAGGCGAATATGGTTTAAAAGATGTGGTAATTGGTGTGCCTTGTCGCTTAGGCTGCGGTGGAATTGAAAGTATTTTGGAATTGAATTTAAGTGAAAGTGAAATAGCAGCTTTGCATAATTCTGCTAAATCTGTGCGGAAAAATATCGAGCGATCGCAAGAGATATTAGCTGCAATTTCATAA
- a CDS encoding phycobilisome linker polypeptide codes for MARLFKITACVPSQTRIRTQRELQNTYFTKLVPYENWFREQQRIQKMGGKIVKVELATGKQGTNAGLS; via the coding sequence ATGGCGCGGTTGTTTAAAATTACTGCTTGCGTTCCAAGCCAAACCCGGATTCGTACTCAACGCGAACTACAAAATACCTATTTCACCAAATTGGTTCCTTACGAAAATTGGTTCCGCGAACAGCAACGGATTCAAAAAATGGGTGGCAAAATCGTTAAAGTGGAACTGGCAACTGGCAAGCAAGGTACCAACGCTGGGCTGTCCTAA
- the apcB gene encoding allophycocyanin subunit beta, translated as MAQDAITAVINSADVQGKYLDTGALEKLKAYFATGELRVRAATTISANAAAIVKEAVAKSLLYSDITRPGGNMYTTRRYAACIRDLDYYLRYATYAMLAGDPSILDERVLNGLKETYNSLGVPVGATVQAIQAIKEVTASLVGPDAGKEMGVYLDYISSGLS; from the coding sequence ATGGCTCAAGACGCAATTACCGCTGTCATTAACTCTGCGGACGTTCAAGGTAAATACCTCGATACAGGTGCTTTAGAAAAGTTAAAAGCCTACTTTGCAACTGGTGAACTGCGCGTTCGTGCAGCTACCACCATCAGCGCAAACGCAGCTGCGATCGTTAAAGAAGCTGTTGCTAAATCTCTGTTGTACTCTGATATCACCCGTCCCGGTGGTAACATGTACACCACCCGTCGTTACGCTGCTTGTATCCGTGACTTGGATTACTACCTCCGCTACGCTACCTACGCTATGTTAGCTGGCGATCCTTCCATCCTGGATGAGCGTGTATTAAACGGCTTGAAAGAAACCTACAACTCCTTGGGTGTACCCGTAGGCGCTACTGTACAAGCTATCCAAGCAATCAAAGAAGTAACCGCCAGCTTAGTCGGCCCCGACGCTGGTAAAGAAATGGGCGTTTACTTAGACTACATCTCCTCTGGCTTGAGCTAA
- the apcA gene encoding allophycocyanin subunit alpha — MSIVTKSIVNADAEARYLSPGELDRIKAFVSGGAQRLRIAQVLTDNRERLVKQAGDSLFQKRPDVVSPGGNAYGQELTATCLRDLDYYLRLITYGIVAGDVTPIEEIGIIGVREMYKSLGTPIDAVSAGVAALKNAASTLLSAEDASEAGSYFDYVVGSLA, encoded by the coding sequence ATGAGTATCGTCACGAAGTCCATCGTGAATGCTGATGCAGAAGCTCGCTACCTCAGCCCTGGCGAATTAGATCGCATCAAGGCTTTTGTTTCTGGTGGCGCACAACGCCTCCGCATCGCTCAAGTTTTAACCGACAACCGTGAGCGTCTAGTTAAGCAAGCTGGCGACAGCTTGTTCCAAAAGCGTCCTGATGTTGTATCTCCTGGTGGTAACGCTTACGGTCAAGAATTGACAGCTACCTGCTTACGCGACCTAGACTACTACCTACGCCTCATCACCTACGGAATCGTTGCTGGTGACGTTACACCCATCGAAGAAATCGGTATCATCGGCGTTCGTGAAATGTACAAGTCTTTAGGTACTCCTATTGATGCTGTTTCCGCAGGTGTTGCTGCACTGAAAAATGCTGCTTCTACCCTGTTGTCTGCTGAAGACGCTTCTGAAGCTGGCTCTTACTTTGACTACGTAGTAGGTTCATTGGCGTAG
- a CDS encoding phycobilisome rod-core linker polypeptide — protein sequence MSVKASGGSSVARPQLYQTLAVATISQAEQQDRFLGTGELNELASYFASGAKRLEIAQILTENSEIIVSRAANRIFVGGSPMAFLEKPQEPELVTAGAAVGAGDITEGMKLGTVTYVESRGGFLENLRSIFNTSPGGPTPPGFRPINVSRYGPSNMAKSLRDLSWFLRYATYAIVAGDPNIIAVNTRGLREIIENACSGEATIVALQEIKSASLSYFRKDAEATEIVSQYMDVLLTEFKAPTPSTKVRQRPSGDQQGLQLPQIYFNAAERRPKYVMKPGLSATEKNEVVKAAYRQIFERDITRAYSLSISDLESKVKNGDISMKEFVRRLAKSPLYQKQFYQPFINSRVIELAFRHILGRGPSSREEVQKYFSIISNGGLAKLVDALVDSDEYADYFGEETVPYIRGLGQEAQECRNWGPQQDLFNYSAPFRKVPQFITTFAAYEQPLPDQHPYGSGNDPLEIQFGAIFPKETRNPSTRPAPFGKDTRRILIHQGPGINNQLSNPRARGVAPGSLGPKVFKLDQLPGTIGKKAAKGASVKFSESSTQAVIRAIYLQVIGRDVYEGQRLKVQEIKLENGDISVREFVRALAKSDLFRGLYWTPLYVCKAIEYIHRRLLGRPTYGRQENNKYFDLASKKGFYAVVDAILDSVEYSEAFGEDTVPYERYLTPAGVSLRQLRVGTIREDVVATKVDKQETPRFVELGAVSQNRTEPDIQFRINQGVSKQREQTKVFKLVANTSDKVAVQTLISAAYRQIFERDIAPYIAKNEFTSLESKLGNGEITVKEFIEGLGYSNLYLKEFYTPYPNTKVIELGTKHFLGRAPVDQAEIRKYNQILATQGLKAFIAALLNSAEYRQVFGEDTVPYRRFPTLPAANFPNTEKLYNQLTKQNDDVVVPSFKPVKARMESAKTPILAKAIADLAAQARQIDKTKPLFIELGRSYNDGRGQSVEVGVGTSRRKPARIFRLTDGSSQTERQLVINAAYCQVLDVFSGQVPDYYRRSELDSRLRNGEISVREFVRELASSEIYRKRFYTPYPNTKVIEYLFRHLLGRAPATQGEIRQYNKLLADSGLRAAVEAIIDSPEYARYFGEDVVPYPRFPSLPAGNYLGSVQAAADLVKQSWSSLSPAVLTGRPSDR from the coding sequence ATGAGTGTTAAGGCGAGTGGTGGAAGCTCAGTTGCGCGTCCGCAACTATATCAAACCCTAGCTGTAGCAACCATTTCTCAAGCGGAACAGCAAGACCGCTTTTTAGGAACTGGTGAATTAAATGAACTGGCAAGCTATTTTGCATCTGGTGCAAAACGTTTAGAAATTGCCCAGATTCTCACAGAAAATTCCGAGATTATCGTATCTCGTGCAGCTAACCGGATATTTGTCGGTGGTTCGCCAATGGCTTTCTTAGAAAAGCCCCAAGAACCAGAATTAGTGACTGCTGGCGCTGCTGTTGGCGCTGGTGATATCACAGAAGGCATGAAACTGGGAACAGTCACCTACGTTGAAAGCCGTGGTGGGTTCTTAGAAAACTTGCGTTCTATCTTCAATACTTCTCCTGGTGGCCCAACACCTCCAGGGTTCAGACCAATAAACGTTTCTCGTTACGGCCCAAGCAACATGGCCAAGAGCTTGCGGGACTTGTCCTGGTTCTTGCGCTATGCTACTTATGCGATCGTAGCTGGCGACCCCAACATTATTGCTGTAAACACCAGGGGTCTGCGGGAAATTATTGAAAATGCTTGTTCTGGTGAAGCAACTATTGTGGCTTTGCAGGAAATTAAGTCAGCATCCCTGTCTTACTTCCGCAAAGATGCTGAGGCTACAGAAATTGTGTCTCAGTACATGGATGTGTTGCTGACAGAATTTAAAGCACCCACACCTTCGACCAAAGTACGTCAACGTCCTTCTGGCGACCAACAAGGTTTACAACTGCCGCAAATTTATTTTAATGCCGCAGAACGCCGTCCCAAGTATGTGATGAAGCCTGGGTTATCAGCTACCGAAAAAAATGAGGTAGTCAAAGCAGCATATCGGCAAATTTTTGAGCGCGATATTACCCGTGCTTACAGCTTGTCGATTTCTGATTTGGAATCCAAGGTAAAAAATGGCGACATCTCCATGAAAGAGTTTGTCCGCCGTTTGGCAAAATCTCCGCTTTACCAAAAACAGTTTTATCAGCCTTTTATTAACAGCCGCGTCATTGAACTTGCTTTCCGTCACATTTTGGGACGGGGGCCAAGTAGCCGGGAAGAAGTCCAAAAATACTTCTCTATCATTTCTAATGGTGGTCTGGCTAAATTAGTGGATGCGCTGGTAGATTCTGACGAATACGCTGATTACTTTGGTGAAGAGACAGTACCCTACATTCGCGGTTTGGGTCAAGAAGCCCAAGAATGTCGGAACTGGGGGCCGCAGCAAGACCTGTTTAACTACAGTGCGCCTTTCCGCAAAGTACCACAGTTCATTACCACATTCGCAGCTTACGAACAACCATTACCAGATCAACACCCTTATGGTTCTGGTAACGACCCATTAGAAATTCAATTTGGGGCGATTTTCCCGAAAGAAACTCGCAACCCCAGCACCCGTCCAGCGCCATTTGGTAAAGATACAAGACGGATCTTGATTCACCAAGGGCCGGGAATTAATAACCAACTGAGTAACCCAAGAGCGCGAGGTGTAGCGCCTGGTAGCCTGGGGCCAAAAGTATTCAAGCTGGATCAACTTCCTGGCACTATTGGTAAGAAAGCCGCCAAGGGTGCAAGTGTTAAGTTCTCTGAAAGCTCCACCCAGGCAGTAATTAGAGCAATTTACTTGCAAGTTATCGGTCGTGATGTTTACGAAGGTCAACGGCTGAAAGTCCAAGAAATTAAGCTGGAAAACGGCGATATTTCTGTACGGGAATTTGTCAGAGCTTTGGCTAAGTCTGACTTGTTCCGTGGTTTGTACTGGACACCGTTGTATGTTTGTAAAGCGATCGAATACATCCACCGTCGCTTGTTAGGTCGTCCGACCTACGGTCGCCAAGAAAATAATAAATACTTTGACCTTGCTTCTAAGAAAGGTTTTTACGCTGTTGTTGATGCCATCTTAGATAGCGTGGAGTACAGCGAAGCCTTTGGAGAAGATACAGTTCCTTACGAACGCTATCTAACTCCGGCTGGTGTGTCATTGCGACAACTGCGTGTTGGTACTATCCGCGAGGATGTGGTCGCCACCAAAGTTGATAAGCAAGAAACACCCCGCTTTGTGGAATTGGGTGCTGTGAGCCAAAATCGCACAGAACCAGATATTCAGTTCCGGATTAATCAAGGTGTTAGCAAGCAACGGGAACAAACAAAAGTCTTCAAGCTGGTAGCAAATACATCTGATAAAGTTGCAGTGCAAACTTTAATTAGTGCTGCTTACCGCCAGATTTTTGAGCGCGACATTGCACCTTACATCGCTAAAAACGAATTCACCAGCCTAGAAAGTAAGCTGGGTAACGGTGAAATCACCGTGAAAGAATTTATTGAAGGTTTGGGTTACTCTAACCTCTACCTGAAGGAGTTCTACACACCTTATCCCAACACTAAAGTAATTGAGTTGGGAACCAAGCACTTCTTAGGACGTGCGCCTGTTGACCAAGCAGAAATCCGCAAGTATAACCAGATTTTGGCTACCCAAGGTCTGAAGGCGTTTATTGCTGCGTTGTTAAATAGTGCAGAGTATCGCCAAGTATTTGGAGAAGATACAGTTCCTTACCGTCGCTTCCCGACTTTACCTGCGGCTAACTTCCCCAACACCGAGAAGCTTTACAACCAACTCACTAAACAAAACGATGATGTGGTTGTGCCTAGCTTTAAGCCAGTCAAAGCAAGGATGGAGTCTGCCAAGACACCAATTTTGGCAAAAGCGATCGCAGATTTGGCAGCCCAAGCACGGCAAATCGACAAGACCAAGCCGTTGTTTATCGAGTTGGGTCGTTCTTACAACGATGGTCGCGGTCAATCTGTCGAAGTGGGTGTGGGTACCAGCCGCCGTAAGCCTGCACGGATTTTCCGCTTAACAGATGGTAGTAGCCAAACCGAAAGACAGCTAGTAATTAACGCTGCTTACTGTCAGGTATTGGATGTGTTTAGCGGTCAAGTTCCTGATTATTACCGTCGTAGCGAACTCGACAGCAGACTGCGGAATGGTGAAATCTCAGTGCGCGAGTTTGTCCGCGAACTCGCCAGCTCCGAAATCTATCGCAAACGCTTCTATACCCCTTATCCCAACACCAAGGTGATTGAATACCTATTCCGTCATCTGTTGGGTCGCGCACCAGCTACTCAAGGCGAAATCCGTCAATATAACAAACTATTGGCTGATAGCGGTTTGAGAGCAGCTGTAGAAGCAATTATAGATAGCCCAGAATACGCTCGCTACTTTGGTGAAGATGTGGTTCCATACCCACGCTTCCCATCTCTACCTGCTGGTAACTACCTCGGTAGTGTTCAGGCGGCTGCTGACCTGGTGAAACAATCTTGGTCTAGCTTGTCTCCGGCTGTATTAACTGGTCGTCCAAGCGATCGCTAA